The stretch of DNA TACGTAAAtcttatacatacatacatatataatatatatatatatatagccactAGTACTGCATGTTCCAAGCAAAACTCTCTACCCTCAAATCtccataatataaatatatatatgaacgcaaaccatttttttttctttttttgatgaaaaaaatatttaggtcAACGTCTTTGGCCTTACAAATTAAAGACCtaatagctagctaggatcGATGGTTCTTTTGATAATATAAttgagatcatgatcatcaaggAATTTTGATGATCTATGTGCACTCTAAATTACCCATgaataatttttagtttattttcttatttattatgtaACTTCTAACtcctgattaaaaaaaataaaaaaaattctaactcaagaaaaataaatataaaataattaagaattttcaaaatcaaggaGTTCGGTGCCACGTCGTTGTACGTTGAAACTTGAAGTAAATCGATTAAGCACGGATCAGAAAGtatcatcatattattattattattatttatttattaattggcAATAGTAGATCAATCAAGGCATGAGAAAGTCAATGCTTAAAACCTTGGATTTAGACCAGGTATGAATGAATTTCTGCCATTgacaatatatatgtttgaaaatcTTGGATTAATTAGACCCgcaaagaaattataatttggATAAGAATAAAACTAACTCTTGCAGTACTGCTCTTGGAagaatgtatttatttttaaattatgctatttatttaaattgtaaacATATACATGATGATGAGCTGCGCTTAAAATATATCGtatcaattaaaaatttatgtacaGGGTTTTCGGAAAATTGCGACAAACCGGTGGGAGTTTTACAACGACCTGTTCAGAAAGGGTGAGAAAGAGTTACTATGTGATATCCGTCGAAGAAAACCGTGGGTCAACAAGCAACAAGAAGTGACACCAAATCAAGACCATGCAGACTACTGTGATGAAGATCAAAGATCTTCATCGACTTCATCATCGTCGGAGTATGGTATTCTTGTCGACGAAAACAAACGTCTCAAGAAGGAGAATGTGGACTTGAATTCCGAGCTTAAAAGCATGAAAAAGAAGTGCAAGGAGCTTCTTGATTTGGTGGCTAAGTATGCAAAatcagagaaagaagaagatgatgaagatgaaagGGCGCCCAAGTTGTTTGGAGTGAGACTGCTGGAAGTCCAAGGAGATAAGAGGACGAAGAGGGAGATGATGAAGAGAAAAAGGGCAGAGATTAGTGAAAGCGCAAGCATTTTGCTTTCTCAAtcatgcaaataaataaatgaattaaagtGGTATTAGCTACTTAAAAAGTTAAGTGGCTTTTAGAACATACAGAATATCTTagtgagaaaaagaagaagaaaaatagctTAGATAGACTAAGGCACTATATATGTCTAATCATGTATTATAGAGCTAGCAAACGAACTATGAAGACAGTTCAAGCAGCATATGTAAGTAAATTTGATTAAACGGGCACAAGCCTGTTTATATATAAACGTTTATGGTTTGAAATGTGACATGTCTCTCTCTCGATATGTTGATGATAACTCAGATTAATagattatgttttaatcattcattttttctttttaagtataAGAGGGTAGAATTTTTACCTGCAGAATTTTGCCAATAGTTCCTTCcatgttttgtatttgaaaaataatagcaCATGTCTCTgcaatgcatgcatggattAATTACCAAAATGAATATACatcaattaaaaactaaaataattaatttcttgaatATGGATTTATCAGTATAAAGTGGATATAGTGAATACTTTTTAGATCCTCCTGATTATGGATATACCATCATTTATTAACTACTCTGAGACAGTCTTCCTCTTATATCTATTCCTAAATAATAAATTGGGTTTGCTTGGGGGGATGGGAGTTGTCTGGTGAACCTTGTAGAAGCTTATTTATTGCTTGGCTTGCTATCCACTCTTAGCTCTTTCCAGAACTATTTCAGAACTATTTCAGAACTGAGTGCTTGCAGCTTCTTAGTAATTGCATTATAacacattttttgaaaaaatttataggcctaactcatctcataaaaccgattCTACAAGAGAGAATTgttcattacttataaacatgcccaagaccttatcCACAATCAATGTGGAATTATTCCTTAACACCCttcctcacgtgcaggccaatattttttctggtccttgtcacgggataagtagtgtggaccctcattcgtcctgtggcaggctctgataccatgaagaaattcatgagctaactcatctcataaaaccgattCTACAAGAGaagattgctcattgcttataaacatacccaagaccttatccacagccaatgtgaaattattcctcaacattcttaaccaagaaaaattgataacTATTTTCCTACTTGCTAATTTCTCCAGGAACTGCATGCACTTCTATAAGCTATCATCCTAAGTGTCTGGCATATACCCAATTATTGTTTTCCATATGGTGCAGATTAT from Juglans regia cultivar Chandler chromosome 4, Walnut 2.0, whole genome shotgun sequence encodes:
- the LOC108987791 gene encoding heat stress transcription factor B-3-like — translated: MMEDGVCEKGLLMEYVRKSSPPPFLLKTYVLVEDPATDEVISWNTEGTAFVVWQPAEFARDLLPTLFKHSNFSSFVRQLNTYGFRKIATNRWEFYNDLFRKGEKELLCDIRRRKPWVNKQQEVTPNQDHADYCDEDQRSSSTSSSSEYGILVDENKRLKKENVDLNSELKSMKKKCKELLDLVAKYAKSEKEEDDEDERAPKLFGVRLLEVQGDKRTKREMMKRKRAEISESASILLSQSCK